The following nucleotide sequence is from Deltaproteobacteria bacterium.
TCCATCTCCGACAGCATCTCCTTTCCGTGGGTCAGGAGCCGCGAGAGCTCGTCCACGCGGGCGTCGTGCCCGGGGCGGAAGATGCCCCCCTCCTTGTATCCGGCGGGGAGCGCGTCGGCCAGCGCATCCGAGATCCGGTCCGCGACCTCCGTGTGGTCTCCCAGCCGCTCGACCACCCCCCGAAGGAGCGCGGAGTACGGTTTCCCCAGCGCCTCCGACAGCGCGGGCAGCAGGCGCAGGTTGTCCCGCAGCGCGCCGACGTCGCGGGGGCCGGACCGGTCCTGCGCCAGCCGCGACGCCAGCCGGGGGAGGTCGCCCATGGCGTCGAGGCGCTCCCCCAGGATTTTTCGGACCGGCTGGGCTTCGAGCAGCTCTCCCACGGCGTCGTGCCGCTCGCCGATCCCGGCCACGTCGAGCAGCGGCGCGGCGAGCCAGGCGCGAAGGGCCCGGGCGCCCATCGGCGTGCGGGTCCGGTCCACCGCCCACAGGAGGCTCCCCTTGCGCTCCCCCGAGAGGGTCGAGAAGATCTCGAGCGTCCGCACCGCGGTCTCGTCCATCGCGAGGAACCGCCGCCCCTCGCGCTCCGAAAGCCGCGCGATCTCGGAAAGAGCGGCCGGCTGGTGCAGGTGGAGGTAGTGGAGCGCGGCCCGGACGACGCCCCCGGCCGGATGGTCCGGCGGCGGGATCCCTTCGATCGGCGTCGGGGGGACGAACGCGCCCGCGACCGCCGGGGACAGCAGCGTCATCAGCTTCCCCTCGACGAGCCGTTTCCCCCGGGCCGTGGCCGGGTTCCCCTCCCCCTCCAGCGCCACGAACTCCGCGGGAGAGACCCGGAACAGCGCGTCGGCCAACGCCTCCTCGGTTTCGCACGTCTCGAAGAAGCACTCGCCGGTGGTCGCCTCCAGCGCCGCGTAGGCGAACGGCGGGACGAATCGCACGGCGGCCAGGAAGTTGCTCCCGCGGGAGTCCAGGCACTCCTCGCTGAAGACCAGCCCCGGGGTCACGACCTCGGTCACCTCGCGGCGGAAGATCCCCTTCTGCCCCGGTTCCTCGATCTGCTCGCAGATGGCCACCTTGCACCCCTGCCGGATCAGCTTCGACAGGTACGCGTTGCGCGCGTGGTGCGGCACGCCGCACATCGGGATGTTCGCTTCCCGGTCCCGCGCGGTGAGGGCGATGTCGAGGAGGCGGGAGGCGCGGATGGCGTCCTCGAAGAACATCTCGTAGAAATCCCCCATCCGGAAGAAGAGGACGCAGTCCCGGTATCGGGACTTGATCTCCACGTACTGACGCATGGCGGGTGTGAGCTGCAGGGTCATCGGCGGGACCGGTGGACGAAATTACCGTCGCGGTTCAACGAAACGGCTACGGGCGCAGGAGGCCGAAAGCCTCCGCCAGCCGCCCGCGGGTGTCCAGCAGCGACTCGGGAAGCACGCGCGTCTCGTGGACCGACGTCATGAAATTCGTGTCGCCCCCCCAGCGCGGAACCAGGTGGACGTGGAGGTGATCGACGATCCCCGCGCCCGCCACCTTCCCCAGGTTCAAGCCGACGTTCATCCCCTCCGCGCCGAACGTCTCCTTCAGCACCCGCCCCCCCAGGGACACCAGGGAGAAGAGCTCCCGGAGCTCCTCCGGGGAGAGGGCCCAGAGGTCGGAGACGTGCCGGCGGGGCGCGACGAGGACGTGTCCGTTGTTGTACGGGTATCGGTTCATCAGGGCGACGGAGCTCGGATAGACTCCGAGCAGGAGCCGCTCCGGATCGGACAGGTCCGTCTCCTCCGCGCAGAAGACGCACCGGTCGGGGCCCCCGCCGCCCGCCCGGCGGATGTACTCGAACCGCCAGGGGGAGAACATCCGGTCCAAGCGCCTCGCCCCCCTTGGCGACTAGCCGTTCACCATTTCCCGGAGCTCCTTGCCGACCTTGAAGAAGGGAATCCGCTTCTCGGGGATGGAGACCTTCTCTCCCGTCTTGGGGTTGCGACCTTCCTTGGCCCGGCGGACCCGGACCGTGAAGCTGCCGAAGCCGCGGATCTCGATCTTCTCCCCGCGCTGGAGCGCGTCCTTCATGTTGTGGAACACGGTGTCGACGATGACCTCGCACTCCTTCTTCGTCAGGCTCGTCAACGACTCCGACAGCTTCTCCACCAGGTCGCTCTTGGTCATTCCCACGATCCCTCCCGTTTATTGTGCAAGATAGTTCAGTCGCAGCGAATTCCCGGACAGTTTCTCTTCGATCAGGGTGCGCGTCTCCTCTTTCAGCAGATCGATGAACGAGATCTTCTTCTTCGGGGGGGAGACCACCTTCGGCTCGCCGGCGATCTTTCCCAGGCGGCCCGCCTCGGCGACCGCGTCCTCCAGGTTCCCCAGCGCGTCGACCAGCCCCAGCGCCTTGGCCTGCTCCCCGGTGAAGATCCGCCCGTCGGCGATCCTCATCACGTCCTCCCGGTTCAGGTTGCGCCCCTCGGCGACCGCGTTCACGAACTGCATGTGGACGTTGTCCACCACCGCCTGCAGCAGCTCGCGCTCCTGCGGCGTCATGTCGCGCAGCGGCGATCCCATGTCCTTGTAGGCGCCGCTCTTCACCGCCATCCCCTTCAACCCGATCTTCTCGACCAGGTCCTTCACGTTCATGAACGGCATGATGACGCCGATCGACCCGGTCATCGTCCCCGGATTGGCGAATACCGTGCGCGTGGCGCAGGCGATGTAGTAGCCGCCGGAGGCGGTCAGCGCGCCCATGCTCGTCACGACCGGCTTCCTGGCCCGGAGCTTCCGCACTTCCTCGTAGATCTCCTGCGATGGGCCCACGCCGCCGCCCGGAGAGTCGATCCGCAGGACGATCGCCTTCACCGAATCGTCCTTCCCGTACTTCTTCAGGTGGTCGATGACCGGCTCGGATTCGGAGATGAGCCCCGACAGGGGGACGACGGCGACTTTCTCCCCGCGGGCCAGCGGGACGCCGTCCATGCGCGAGATGATGCCGAGAAGGCCGAAAAAGCCCAGCAGGACCAGCGCGACCGTGAGGCAACCCCGCAGGAACGGCCTGCGCCGCGGAGGGGGCGGAGTGAGGTACCCTTCACCCATCGGAGGTCAGCCGCCCTGCTCCCCGTTGGATTTCATCTTGGCCAGGAGCGCCTCGCCGAGGGCGCCGATGTTGTCGTGGTTCGTTTCGGACTGCTTGCCCAGGTACGATTCCGCGTCCTTCCGCTCGAGCGCGTCGGCGTACCCGCGGATGCTCAGGGAGACCTTCCGGTTCGCCCGGTCGACCCCCAGCACCACCGCGCCGACCTCGTCCCCCGCCTTGAGGACGGCGCCCGGGCTCTCCACCTTCTCGCGGGAGATCTCGGACACGTGGACCAGCCCCTCGATCCCTTCGGCGATCTCGACGAAGGCGCCGAAATCGGCGACGCGCGTCACCTTGCCGTTCACGAGGTCGCCCTTGCGGAACCGCTTCTCGATCCCGGCCCACGGGTCCTCCGCCAGATGTTTCACGCCGAGGGAGAACTTCTGCGACTCGGGGTCGATCTTCAGCACCTTCGCCCGTACGCCGTTGTCCCCCTTCTTGAACAGCTCGCCCGGGTTCTTCACCCGGGTGTTCCAGGAGAGGTCGGAGACGTGGACCAGGCCGTCGATGTCCTCGCCGATGTCCACGAACACGCCGAAGTCGGCCACGTTCTTGACCGTGCCTTCGACGGTCGATCCTTCGGGATGGCGGGACTTGAGGTCGTCCCACGGGTTCCCCAGGAGCTGCTTGTAGCCGAGGGAGATCTTCTTGTTCCCCTTGTCGACCTTGAGGACGACCACCTCGACCGCGTCGCCCGCCTTCATCACCTCCGACGGGTCCTTCAGCCGCTTGCTCCACGACATCTCGGAGATGTGGAGGAGCCCCTCGACCCCCTCCTCGAGCTCCACGAACGCGCCGTACTTGGTCGTGTTGGTGACCTTGCCCTTCACGCGCAGCCCGGGCCGGTACCGAGCCTCGAGCTCGAGCCAGGGATCGGACTTCGTCTGCTTCAGCCCCAGCGAAATCCGCCCGCGTTCGCGGTCGAACCGGATGACCTTCACCGTGAGGAGGTCGCCCACCTTGCAGACATCCGACGGGTGCCCCACCTTCCCGTAGCTCATGTCGGTCACGTGCATCAGGCCGTCCAGGCCGCCCAGGTCCATGAACACGCCGTAGTCGGTGATGTTCTTCACCCGCGCCTCGATGGTGTCCCCCTCCTGGATGTGGTCCAGGAGCCCTTTGCGCAGGACGTCGCGTTCCTCTTCCATGAACGATCGGCGGGAGACGACCACGTTCGCCTTCTTCCGGGAGAACTTGAGGATCTTGAACTTCCCCTGGATGCCGATGACCGGGTCGTTGTCCCGGACGGGGCGCAGGTCCACCTGGCTGCCGGGGAGGAACGCCTTCACCCCGATGTCGACCGTGTAGCCGCCCTTGACCTTGGCGACGATGGCGCCCGTGACCGGCGTCCC
It contains:
- the mutS gene encoding DNA mismatch repair protein MutS — translated: MTLQLTPAMRQYVEIKSRYRDCVLFFRMGDFYEMFFEDAIRASRLLDIALTARDREANIPMCGVPHHARNAYLSKLIRQGCKVAICEQIEEPGQKGIFRREVTEVVTPGLVFSEECLDSRGSNFLAAVRFVPPFAYAALEATTGECFFETCETEEALADALFRVSPAEFVALEGEGNPATARGKRLVEGKLMTLLSPAVAGAFVPPTPIEGIPPPDHPAGGVVRAALHYLHLHQPAALSEIARLSEREGRRFLAMDETAVRTLEIFSTLSGERKGSLLWAVDRTRTPMGARALRAWLAAPLLDVAGIGERHDAVGELLEAQPVRKILGERLDAMGDLPRLASRLAQDRSGPRDVGALRDNLRLLPALSEALGKPYSALLRGVVERLGDHTEVADRISDALADALPAGYKEGGIFRPGHDARVDELSRLLTHGKEMLSEMEARERQRTGISTLKVGYNRVFGYYIEVSRAQQDKAPPDYIRKQTLVNAERFITPELKDFESRVLRAQEERSAREEELFLALRESLKESLPGIHRAAEGVAELDALLSFAELAAAGGYCRPNVHAGRDILVEGGRHPVVEKILGRHAFVPNDCRLSPEGARLAIITGPNMAGKSTYIRQVALIVLLAHAGSYVPADRAEIGAVDRIFTRIGASDDLSRGESTFMVEMRETARILSGITDRTLVILDEVGRGTSTYDGLSIAWAVAEHLHDAPAKPKVLFATHFHELTDIVTTAAHARNFHVAVREWQGDIIFLRRIDEGSASKSYGIQVARLAGLPPSAIERARDILKNLESAEYNEFGLPTISGAREGRKGTDEAQMQLFGRRERREEDAVLEEIRRSEPDRLTPVDALMRLSAWKERLRKGTP
- a CDS encoding HIT domain-containing protein; the protein is MDRMFSPWRFEYIRRAGGGGPDRCVFCAEETDLSDPERLLLGVYPSSVALMNRYPYNNGHVLVAPRRHVSDLWALSPEELRELFSLVSLGGRVLKETFGAEGMNVGLNLGKVAGAGIVDHLHVHLVPRWGGDTNFMTSVHETRVLPESLLDTRGRLAEAFGLLRP
- a CDS encoding integration host factor subunit beta, with product MTKSDLVEKLSESLTSLTKKECEVIVDTVFHNMKDALQRGEKIEIRGFGSFTVRVRRAKEGRNPKTGEKVSIPEKRIPFFKVGKELREMVNG
- the sppA gene encoding signal peptide peptidase SppA yields the protein MGEGYLTPPPPRRRPFLRGCLTVALVLLGFFGLLGIISRMDGVPLARGEKVAVVPLSGLISESEPVIDHLKKYGKDDSVKAIVLRIDSPGGGVGPSQEIYEEVRKLRARKPVVTSMGALTASGGYYIACATRTVFANPGTMTGSIGVIMPFMNVKDLVEKIGLKGMAVKSGAYKDMGSPLRDMTPQERELLQAVVDNVHMQFVNAVAEGRNLNREDVMRIADGRIFTGEQAKALGLVDALGNLEDAVAEAGRLGKIAGEPKVVSPPKKKISFIDLLKEETRTLIEEKLSGNSLRLNYLAQ
- a CDS encoding 30S ribosomal protein S1; protein product: MDEKPNKTDLPQDPPADSPGTQGAAGEEDFARMFAASLESTEEGQVIHGKVIKVLKEYVAVDINKKSEGMLPLEDLPEEERAAFQPGDPIEVMTEGYDQAQGFIRLSRSKVVKIRVWDDLQKAFDEGTPVTGAIVAKVKGGYTVDIGVKAFLPGSQVDLRPVRDNDPVIGIQGKFKILKFSRKKANVVVSRRSFMEEERDVLRKGLLDHIQEGDTIEARVKNITDYGVFMDLGGLDGLMHVTDMSYGKVGHPSDVCKVGDLLTVKVIRFDRERGRISLGLKQTKSDPWLELEARYRPGLRVKGKVTNTTKYGAFVELEEGVEGLLHISEMSWSKRLKDPSEVMKAGDAVEVVVLKVDKGNKKISLGYKQLLGNPWDDLKSRHPEGSTVEGTVKNVADFGVFVDIGEDIDGLVHVSDLSWNTRVKNPGELFKKGDNGVRAKVLKIDPESQKFSLGVKHLAEDPWAGIEKRFRKGDLVNGKVTRVADFGAFVEIAEGIEGLVHVSEISREKVESPGAVLKAGDEVGAVVLGVDRANRKVSLSIRGYADALERKDAESYLGKQSETNHDNIGALGEALLAKMKSNGEQGG